Proteins from a genomic interval of Trifolium pratense cultivar HEN17-A07 linkage group LG6, ARS_RC_1.1, whole genome shotgun sequence:
- the LOC123887984 gene encoding uncharacterized protein LOC123887984 isoform X1: MTKRSQRFPVQYEKDQSGCMWGFISMFDFRHARFTRKLIADKRHNNKHALGAVLTKNKFEALSNLDEEYQGNMDRGESKRLTVTTDADKLSVKKLIEEEMFIDQDEIKDQGNVVESTRTELGSEDSLKTDSKRKRKSRKKSRDMDSNDLSATLKSEVTHNQHSNQQSRDNIDLDKIMEDFCQIERACSLMHDDDDSKVLAQSNQKNINSEELARDAIHDFVNQMILNGKDMVEDKKFLCSHELMETLQVISSDKELFLKLLQDPNSHLLRYIQELENAQGRSEKEYNSVADSNFSEQDLGNLKQTRDIVNRKHHKFFWKKVKSQSKVPTNKNVKTEVPNRIVILKPAPTKMQNSESENNVVSSLDSRDIVHYKDPSVRVGSPFSLTEIKRKLKHAIGKEKHGNHKLPAERQNNDSRGKAICKDKTGMKSPNKDHFFIEKIARPMFDVVKGTKTGINESGSSKEKVSNLYIEAKKHLSEMLVDNGDDNTSISSRQIPKTLGRILSLPEYNFSPLGSPGGNLEHNFLTTHARLSTSDKTWEVNEDSLSPKQDTYIEQPYQETNNSRNQSSVCDKRSNEVPEIESDSTLSHDLDHVDTAEISYPVRDEIVAEGNLEFTKDIIVLESSSDPNCCTAGKDQNHDVSKIAVDAICSECLNGDLKENQQSSPLSSPSHSSITEKMEELESCTDLSGRPSPVSVLDIPFSDDDPGYSTCQPVKLCIQSLQIRFEEQDCSSLDRFHRRKSCLEENELIYDYINAVFHAASLTQDQLLMKCLSSDKILDPSLFDQVEFFSNMLCHEQKLLFDCINEVLMEVCWNYFGVSPWVSFVNPSIRPTPNMKKIILKVWEGVCWHVLPLPPPHTLEQIVRKDMARNGTWMDLRLDAETVGFEMGDVILVELMEDAILSFVNQSTES, encoded by the exons ATGACAAAGAGGTCTCAAAGATTCCCTGTGCAGTATGAGAAAGATCAGTCAGGTTGTATGTGGGGATTTATTAGTATGTTTGATTTTCGCCATGCTCGCTTTACTCGGAAGTTGATTGCTGATAAGAGGCACAACAACAAGCATGCTCTTG GTGCTGTACTTACCAAGAACAAATTTGAGGCATTGAGCAATTTGGATGAAGAATATCAAGGCAATATG GACAGAGGAGAGAGTAAGAGACTAACGGTGACTACCGATGCTGACAAGCTTAGTGTGAAGAAACTCATAGAAGAAGAGATGTTCATTGACCAGGATGAAATAAAGGATCAAGGTAATGTTGTTGAATCGACACGAACCGAATTAGGGTCTGAAGATTCGCTGAAGACAGattccaaaagaaaaagaaaatcacGAAAGAAAAGCCGAGATATGGACAGCAATGATTTGAGTGCAACTTTGAAATCTGAAGTCACACATAATCAGCATTCAAATCAACAATCAAGAGATAATATAGATTTGGACAAGATTATGGAAGATTTTTGTCAAATTGAACGTGCTTGTTCCTTGATGCATGATGACGATGATAGCAAAGTTCTTGCTCAATCAAACCAAAAGAATATCAATTCTGAAGAACTTGCAAGAGATGCAATTCATGATTTTGTGAATCAGATGATATTGAATGGGAAAGATATGGTAGAAGATAAAAAATTCCTTTGCTCTCACGAACTCATGGAAACACTTCAGGTTATAAGCTCGGATAAGGAATTGTTTCTAAAACTTCTACAAGATCCAAATTCCCACTTACTGCGATATATTCAGGAGTTGGAAAATGCTCAAGGGAGAAGTGAAAAAGAATACAATTCTGTTGCTGATTCCAACTTCTCCGAACAAGACCTTGGCAATCTAAAACAAACTCGAGATATTGTCAACCGCAAGCATCATAAATTTTTCTGGAAAAAGGTAAAGTCTCAATCAAAAGTtccaacaaataaaaatgtgaaaactGAGGTTCCAAATAGAATTGTCATTCTGAAACCTGCACCAACAAAAATGCAAAATTCAGAAAGTGAAAACAATGTTGTTTCGTCGCTTGATTCTCGTGATATTGTCCATTACAAAGATCCTTCTGTGAGAGTTGGTTCACCTTTTTCTCTTACAGAgataaaaaggaaattaaaaCATGCTATAGGAAAGGAGAAGCATGGAAACCACAAACTCCCTGCTGAACGTCAAAACAATGACTCGAGAGGCAAAGCCATTTGTAAAGATAAAACTGGAATGAAATCTCCTAATAAGGATCAttttttcattgaaaaaattGCAAGACCTATGTTTGATGTTGTAAAAGGAACCAAGACTGGTATAAATGAAAGTGGTTCTTCGAAGGAAAAAGTTTCGAACTTATACATCGAGGCTAAGAAACATTTATCTGAGATGCTGGTAGATAATGGAGATGATAACACAAGCATTTCTAGCAGGCAGATTCCGAAAACCCTTGGGAGAATACTATCTCTTCCTGAGTACAACTTTTCTCCTCTTGGAAGTCCTGGAGGGAATTTGGAGCATAATTTTTTGACTACACATGCAAGATTATCCACTTCAGATAAAACTTGGGAGGTTAATGAGGATAGCTTGTCTCCCAAGCAAGACACCTATATTGAACAACCCTATCAGGAAACAAACAATTCAAGGAACCAATCAAGCGTTTGTGACAAAAGATCTAATGAAGTACCAGAAATTGAGTCAGACTCAACTCTCTCACATGATCTTGATCACGTTGATACTGCTGAAATCAGTTATCCTGTTAGAGACGAGATAGTTGCGGAAG GTAATTTAGAATTCACAAAAGATATTATTGTTTTGGAATCTTCCTCAGATCCAAACTGCTGTACTGCAGGGAAGGACCAAAATCATGATGTCTCAAAAATTGCTGTTGATGCTATATGTTCTGAATGTTTGAATGGG GATTTAAAAGAGAACCAACAATCATCTCCACTATCTTCCCCTTCTCACTCTTCCATCACTGAGAAAATGGAAGAGCTAGAAAGTTGTACAGATTTATCTGGTCGACCAAGTCCAGTATCTGTGCTCGATATACCGTTCTCCGATGATGACCCTGGCTACTCCACATGTCAGCCTG TTAAATTATGCATACAATCACTACAAATTCGATTTGAGGAACAAGACTGTTCATCGTTGGATCGATTTCATAGAAGAAAATCTTGTCTGGAAGAAAATGAATTGATATATGACTACATAAATGCTGTCTTCCACGCCGCTAGCTTGACACAAGATCAACTATTGATGAAATGTCTTTCCTCAGACAAGATACTAGATCCTTCCTTGTTTGATCAGGTAGAGTTCTTCTCAAACATGCTTTGCCACGAACAGAAGCTCCTATTCGACTGTATCAACGAGGTTCTCATGGAGGTTTGTTGGAATTACTTTGGGGTTTCACCTTGGGTATCATTTGTAAATCCGAGTATAAGGCCAACTCCAAATATGAAGAAGATTATTCTCAAGGTCTGGGAAGGAGTGTGTTGGCATGTCCTTCCTTTACCCCCACCGCATACTTTGGAACAAATTGTTAGGAAAGACATGGCAAGAAATGGAACATGGATGGACCTTCGACTCGATGCTGAAACAGTTGGTTTTGAAATGGGTGATGTCATTCTTGTAGAGCTGATGGAAGATGCAATATTGAGCTTTGTGAATCAAAGTACAGAAAGTTAA
- the LOC123887984 gene encoding uncharacterized protein LOC123887984 isoform X2: MFIDQDEIKDQGNVVESTRTELGSEDSLKTDSKRKRKSRKKSRDMDSNDLSATLKSEVTHNQHSNQQSRDNIDLDKIMEDFCQIERACSLMHDDDDSKVLAQSNQKNINSEELARDAIHDFVNQMILNGKDMVEDKKFLCSHELMETLQVISSDKELFLKLLQDPNSHLLRYIQELENAQGRSEKEYNSVADSNFSEQDLGNLKQTRDIVNRKHHKFFWKKVKSQSKVPTNKNVKTEVPNRIVILKPAPTKMQNSESENNVVSSLDSRDIVHYKDPSVRVGSPFSLTEIKRKLKHAIGKEKHGNHKLPAERQNNDSRGKAICKDKTGMKSPNKDHFFIEKIARPMFDVVKGTKTGINESGSSKEKVSNLYIEAKKHLSEMLVDNGDDNTSISSRQIPKTLGRILSLPEYNFSPLGSPGGNLEHNFLTTHARLSTSDKTWEVNEDSLSPKQDTYIEQPYQETNNSRNQSSVCDKRSNEVPEIESDSTLSHDLDHVDTAEISYPVRDEIVAEGNLEFTKDIIVLESSSDPNCCTAGKDQNHDVSKIAVDAICSECLNGDLKENQQSSPLSSPSHSSITEKMEELESCTDLSGRPSPVSVLDIPFSDDDPGYSTCQPVKLCIQSLQIRFEEQDCSSLDRFHRRKSCLEENELIYDYINAVFHAASLTQDQLLMKCLSSDKILDPSLFDQVEFFSNMLCHEQKLLFDCINEVLMEVCWNYFGVSPWVSFVNPSIRPTPNMKKIILKVWEGVCWHVLPLPPPHTLEQIVRKDMARNGTWMDLRLDAETVGFEMGDVILVELMEDAILSFVNQSTES, encoded by the exons ATGTTCATTGACCAGGATGAAATAAAGGATCAAGGTAATGTTGTTGAATCGACACGAACCGAATTAGGGTCTGAAGATTCGCTGAAGACAGattccaaaagaaaaagaaaatcacGAAAGAAAAGCCGAGATATGGACAGCAATGATTTGAGTGCAACTTTGAAATCTGAAGTCACACATAATCAGCATTCAAATCAACAATCAAGAGATAATATAGATTTGGACAAGATTATGGAAGATTTTTGTCAAATTGAACGTGCTTGTTCCTTGATGCATGATGACGATGATAGCAAAGTTCTTGCTCAATCAAACCAAAAGAATATCAATTCTGAAGAACTTGCAAGAGATGCAATTCATGATTTTGTGAATCAGATGATATTGAATGGGAAAGATATGGTAGAAGATAAAAAATTCCTTTGCTCTCACGAACTCATGGAAACACTTCAGGTTATAAGCTCGGATAAGGAATTGTTTCTAAAACTTCTACAAGATCCAAATTCCCACTTACTGCGATATATTCAGGAGTTGGAAAATGCTCAAGGGAGAAGTGAAAAAGAATACAATTCTGTTGCTGATTCCAACTTCTCCGAACAAGACCTTGGCAATCTAAAACAAACTCGAGATATTGTCAACCGCAAGCATCATAAATTTTTCTGGAAAAAGGTAAAGTCTCAATCAAAAGTtccaacaaataaaaatgtgaaaactGAGGTTCCAAATAGAATTGTCATTCTGAAACCTGCACCAACAAAAATGCAAAATTCAGAAAGTGAAAACAATGTTGTTTCGTCGCTTGATTCTCGTGATATTGTCCATTACAAAGATCCTTCTGTGAGAGTTGGTTCACCTTTTTCTCTTACAGAgataaaaaggaaattaaaaCATGCTATAGGAAAGGAGAAGCATGGAAACCACAAACTCCCTGCTGAACGTCAAAACAATGACTCGAGAGGCAAAGCCATTTGTAAAGATAAAACTGGAATGAAATCTCCTAATAAGGATCAttttttcattgaaaaaattGCAAGACCTATGTTTGATGTTGTAAAAGGAACCAAGACTGGTATAAATGAAAGTGGTTCTTCGAAGGAAAAAGTTTCGAACTTATACATCGAGGCTAAGAAACATTTATCTGAGATGCTGGTAGATAATGGAGATGATAACACAAGCATTTCTAGCAGGCAGATTCCGAAAACCCTTGGGAGAATACTATCTCTTCCTGAGTACAACTTTTCTCCTCTTGGAAGTCCTGGAGGGAATTTGGAGCATAATTTTTTGACTACACATGCAAGATTATCCACTTCAGATAAAACTTGGGAGGTTAATGAGGATAGCTTGTCTCCCAAGCAAGACACCTATATTGAACAACCCTATCAGGAAACAAACAATTCAAGGAACCAATCAAGCGTTTGTGACAAAAGATCTAATGAAGTACCAGAAATTGAGTCAGACTCAACTCTCTCACATGATCTTGATCACGTTGATACTGCTGAAATCAGTTATCCTGTTAGAGACGAGATAGTTGCGGAAG GTAATTTAGAATTCACAAAAGATATTATTGTTTTGGAATCTTCCTCAGATCCAAACTGCTGTACTGCAGGGAAGGACCAAAATCATGATGTCTCAAAAATTGCTGTTGATGCTATATGTTCTGAATGTTTGAATGGG GATTTAAAAGAGAACCAACAATCATCTCCACTATCTTCCCCTTCTCACTCTTCCATCACTGAGAAAATGGAAGAGCTAGAAAGTTGTACAGATTTATCTGGTCGACCAAGTCCAGTATCTGTGCTCGATATACCGTTCTCCGATGATGACCCTGGCTACTCCACATGTCAGCCTG TTAAATTATGCATACAATCACTACAAATTCGATTTGAGGAACAAGACTGTTCATCGTTGGATCGATTTCATAGAAGAAAATCTTGTCTGGAAGAAAATGAATTGATATATGACTACATAAATGCTGTCTTCCACGCCGCTAGCTTGACACAAGATCAACTATTGATGAAATGTCTTTCCTCAGACAAGATACTAGATCCTTCCTTGTTTGATCAGGTAGAGTTCTTCTCAAACATGCTTTGCCACGAACAGAAGCTCCTATTCGACTGTATCAACGAGGTTCTCATGGAGGTTTGTTGGAATTACTTTGGGGTTTCACCTTGGGTATCATTTGTAAATCCGAGTATAAGGCCAACTCCAAATATGAAGAAGATTATTCTCAAGGTCTGGGAAGGAGTGTGTTGGCATGTCCTTCCTTTACCCCCACCGCATACTTTGGAACAAATTGTTAGGAAAGACATGGCAAGAAATGGAACATGGATGGACCTTCGACTCGATGCTGAAACAGTTGGTTTTGAAATGGGTGATGTCATTCTTGTAGAGCTGATGGAAGATGCAATATTGAGCTTTGTGAATCAAAGTACAGAAAGTTAA
- the LOC123892544 gene encoding uncharacterized protein LOC123892544 isoform X1 yields the protein MHGKLEMSATENPKKVGAPPIVKLNKALKLAEVWVKNMSRSADDETPSVDTEGRPQRLGLGAKVSRQTKVGPSNDPVERKLNAKLDAEKRKAANIAKECTTIASDDDDEDNEDESRTNVFSKRKAPAPLTRPMPGNKKPK from the exons AT GCACGGAAAGCTTGAAATGAGTGCTACAGAAAATCCAAAGAAAGTTGGTGCTCCCCCAATTGTCAAGTTGAATAAGGCCTTGAAATTG GCTGAGGTATGGGTAAAAAATATGAGCAGATCTGCAGACGATGAAACACCAAGTGTGGATACAGAGGGTCGACCTCAAAG GCTTGGTCTAGGTGCAAAAGTTTCACGGCAAACCAAAGTAGGGCCTTCAAATGACCCTGTTGAAAGGAAATTGAATGCCAAATTAGATGCTGAAAAAAGAAAAGCAGCTAATATTGCCAAAGAGTGTACTACAATTGCTAGTGATGACGATGATGAAGACAACGAAGATGAAAGCAGAACTAATGTTTTTTCCAAGAGGAAGGCCCCGGCTCCTTTGACCCGGCCTATGCCGGGAAATAAGAAGCCGAAGTGA
- the LOC123892544 gene encoding uncharacterized protein LOC123892544 isoform X2, with protein sequence MSATENPKKVGAPPIVKLNKALKLAEVWVKNMSRSADDETPSVDTEGRPQRLGLGAKVSRQTKVGPSNDPVERKLNAKLDAEKRKAANIAKECTTIASDDDDEDNEDESRTNVFSKRKAPAPLTRPMPGNKKPK encoded by the exons ATGAGTGCTACAGAAAATCCAAAGAAAGTTGGTGCTCCCCCAATTGTCAAGTTGAATAAGGCCTTGAAATTG GCTGAGGTATGGGTAAAAAATATGAGCAGATCTGCAGACGATGAAACACCAAGTGTGGATACAGAGGGTCGACCTCAAAG GCTTGGTCTAGGTGCAAAAGTTTCACGGCAAACCAAAGTAGGGCCTTCAAATGACCCTGTTGAAAGGAAATTGAATGCCAAATTAGATGCTGAAAAAAGAAAAGCAGCTAATATTGCCAAAGAGTGTACTACAATTGCTAGTGATGACGATGATGAAGACAACGAAGATGAAAGCAGAACTAATGTTTTTTCCAAGAGGAAGGCCCCGGCTCCTTTGACCCGGCCTATGCCGGGAAATAAGAAGCCGAAGTGA
- the LOC123891909 gene encoding uncharacterized protein LOC123891909: MGEGDRESFCGGRLAFPVKELFCRAEREREKGGGRWINRFLPCNPITQVLLYSRKYIYDFADQFNNVPIPSLDFLFNDDLGDLEITFDDLDNLCIPSDTEEFLLPDSWNPNGVPISPIIDNEGVVNFESPESGASVVSGDQSPDVSRFLNSDSVSADDNDNSVDVDVKVSMETEYHHLWSNSLNAYSLEKLKAVQRGIDLMRKLLNCSGWKWHREYFSWSSSASTATCSGLMLRAVCRL, from the exons ATGGGAGAAGGAGATAGAGAAAGCTTTTGTGGTGGTCGACTTGCTTTTCCGGTGAAAGAGCTTTTCTGCCgagcagagagagagagagagaaaggtgGCGGCCGGTG gATAAATAGGTTTTTACCCTGCAACCCAATTACCCAAGTTTTGCTTTACTCCCGTAAGTATATATATGACTTCGCCGACCAATTCAACAACGTTCCTATACCTTCATTAGACTTTTTATTCAACGACGATCTTGGAGATCTTGAGATCACGTTCGACGATCTTGATAATCTTTGTATCCCTTCTGATACCGAAGAATTTCTTCTTCCTGATTCATGGAACCCTAACGGTGTTCCAATTTCGCCTATTATTGATAATGAAG GCGTTGTTAATTTTGAGTCGCCGGAATCAGGTGCTTCTGTTGTTTCCGGTGATCAGAGTCCTGATGTTTCTAGGTTTCTTAATTCTGATTCGGTTTCTGCTGATGATAATGATAATTCGGTTGATGTTGATGTTAAAGTTTCGATGGAGACTGAATACCATCATCTTTGGTCTAATAGTCTCAA TGCATATTCTCTTGAGAAGCTGAAGGCAGTTCAACGAGGTATAGATTTGATGCGTAAG CTTCTAAATTGCTCTGGTTGGAAATGGCACAGAGAATATTTTTCATGGAGCAGTTCAGCTAGCACAGCTACTTGTAGTGGCTTGATGCTGAGGGCAGTATGCCGGTTATAG